In Bactrocera oleae isolate idBacOlea1 chromosome 5, idBacOlea1, whole genome shotgun sequence, a genomic segment contains:
- the LOC106615740 gene encoding uncharacterized protein, whose translation MRRGYLLICLVLGISLKLTSVTAEKSVIIVARSAGTPDAAHKLKTTTAPLYTSSPRPPIAEVQPTAAPTEASAKSPTIIINAPPQIARTTAKQQVAVESVTEPKPLQTPPTVAVPAIVEATPLQVTGFITKNGTIYEVVDKNGIGRIEGRQNSDTDSAPFVCNYGAVVIYSDVACEEVTNVHVSGVRHKVINSAADNKEEQPAESQQSTAAVQQVAAENTSNSSNADDTNSNTDTSDIAKPNTKPNDDDDDFADFNEVPVVKKRRRGNKKTSGQRKRNDNRQRPNAVREGGGNRRRQQTKRQRPQQHRRRQNNRTRSQQQRRRLQNQQKEQKENRRRYQSGNHNTQRRQNQRRGNNNKTRYIDIVYDYE comes from the exons ATGCGTCGCGGTTATTTGTTGATTTGCCTGGTGCTCGGCATCAGCCTTAAGCTAACATCAGTCACAG CTGAGAAGAGCGTCATTATTGTCGCACGTTCTGCCGGCACACCGGACGCTGCGCACAAGCTTAAAACTACAACAGCGCCATTATACACATCCTCGCCACGGCCACCCATCGCTGAGGTGCAACCGACTGCAGCGCCTACTGAGGCATCTGCTAAATCCCCTACCATTATTATCAACGCACCACCACAAATCGCCCGAACAACAGCAAAGCAGCAAGTTGCAGTTGAAAGTGTCACCGAGCCTAAGCCACTACAAACACCGCCCACAGTTGCCGTGCCAGCCATAGTGGAAGCGACGCCATTGCAAGTGACCGGCTTCATTACGAAGAACGGTACCATATACGAAGTAGTCGACAAGAATGGCATCGGTCGTATCGAGGGTCGTCAGAATTCAGACACTGATAGTGCTCCGTTTGTCTGTAATTATGGCGCAGTGGTCATTTACAGTGATGTGGCCTGCGAAGAGGTGACCAACGTGCACGTCAGTGGAGTGCGTCATAAAGTGATAAATTCGGCGGCGGACAATAAGGAAGAGCAACCGGCCGAGTCGCAGCAATCAACGGCTGCGGTACAGCAAGTAGCCGCAGAAAACACCAGTAACAGCAGCAATGCTGATGATACAAACTCGAACACCGACACCAGCGACATTGCTAAACCCAATACCAAGCCTAATGACGACGATGATGACTTTGCTGACTTTAACGAAGTGCCGGTGGTGAAAAAGCGTCGACGCGGCAACAAGAAAACCAGCGGTCAACGCAAACGTAATGACAATCGTCAGCGTCCAAATGCTGTGCGTGAGGGTGGTGGCAATCGTCGTCGCCAGCAGACCAAACGTCAACGACCACAACAGCATCGTCGTCGACAAAATAACCGTACTAGGAGTCAGCAACAACGTAGACGTTTGCAAAACCAACAAAAAGAACAGAAAGAAAATAGACGCCGCTATCAAAGTGGCAATCACAATACACAGCGACGTCAAAATCAACGgcgcggcaacaacaacaaaacacgctACATTGACATTGTCTACGATTATGAGTGA